A window from Thiomonas sp. FB-Cd encodes these proteins:
- the dut gene encoding dUTP diphosphatase translates to MNLPIEILVLDPRLREQLPAYATPGAAGMDLRACIDEPLVLAPGQAELISTGLSIHVADSGHAAMILPRSGLGHKHGIVLGNLVGLIDSDYQGPLMVSCWNRGLQHYTVQPFERIAQLVIVPVVQAQWRVVEAFTPSARGEGGFGSTGRT, encoded by the coding sequence ATGAACCTGCCTATTGAGATTCTTGTGCTCGACCCCAGGCTGCGTGAGCAACTGCCTGCCTATGCCACGCCGGGCGCAGCGGGTATGGATCTGCGAGCATGCATCGACGAGCCGCTTGTGCTGGCGCCCGGTCAAGCCGAACTGATCAGTACGGGCCTGTCCATCCACGTTGCGGACAGCGGTCATGCTGCGATGATTCTGCCGCGTTCGGGGCTTGGCCATAAGCACGGGATCGTCCTGGGCAATCTCGTTGGCCTCATCGACTCGGACTACCAGGGCCCGCTGATGGTGAGCTGCTGGAACCGTGGCTTGCAGCACTACACGGTTCAGCCCTTTGAGCGCATCGCGCAATTGGTGATTGTTCCGGTGGTCCAGGCGCAATGGCGGGTCGTCGAGGCCTTCACGCCAAGCGCGCGAGGCGAAGGTGGATTTGGTTCCACCGGCCGAACGTAG
- a CDS encoding DUF2062 domain-containing protein translates to MRDYPVLRPFAAHMSHPALWSLHRRSVALGVAVGLFAGLIPGPLQMLGAGVLAVTLRCNFPIALVTTLYSNPLTIVPLYLVAYHLGSWVTGVNGRDRLAAVPQLDWTHLGASIKALVHWSMGLGEPLLVGLPILALVLAVLGYVLVRLGWSCSIRRQWQRRCAARAGLNGT, encoded by the coding sequence ATGCGTGATTACCCAGTATTGCGCCCCTTTGCCGCGCACATGAGTCACCCCGCGCTGTGGAGCCTGCATCGGCGCAGCGTGGCCCTTGGTGTTGCTGTGGGTCTTTTTGCCGGTCTCATTCCGGGGCCGTTGCAGATGTTGGGGGCTGGCGTTCTGGCGGTGACGCTGCGATGCAACTTTCCGATTGCTCTCGTCACCACCTTGTATTCGAATCCGCTGACGATCGTGCCGCTGTACCTGGTTGCCTATCATTTGGGCAGCTGGGTCACGGGCGTCAATGGGCGGGACAGGCTCGCTGCTGTGCCGCAGTTGGACTGGACTCACCTCGGCGCGTCAATAAAGGCGCTTGTGCATTGGTCCATGGGACTGGGTGAGCCGCTGCTCGTTGGATTGCCGATCCTGGCTCTGGTGCTGGCCGTTCTGGGGTATGTGTTGGTGCGGCTTGGTTGGAGCTGTTCCATTCGCCGGCAATGGCAGCGCCGGTGCGCTGCACGTGCGGGTTTGAATGGCACCTGA